Proteins encoded together in one Janthinobacterium tructae window:
- a CDS encoding DUF1566 domain-containing protein translates to MEQARQSLMNTLNAVLQQLIKNKNENVEMQMNTGDSKADYHRDKLAEQAAKLSGKAFWVVCANGAESMFYDASTRLLWNAQPDLRRWSGAQEATVGIAKKKIGNIGSWRVPTEQELLEFHNAPACPGKAAPFDFFLHRSPWLNVKGTVAVGTVAGDGVAEGNARLIEVNDLVGEASYPEFIEQCVQRGWSLFDAGDMRAIDLLAPLRAAVPLRLQWRDIDYRGMRLPMLEDTQFDDAAKGMWEAWGMDADTLRAEAVRARNPAEDVRDWDVAIDFGTSSTVVAINEHGKRKLLRVGVGNFLDQEEASNYENPTMLEFLDWTGLMRVWQNCAYRPDVDWEHVRCSHAALQDFLSSDKSHQMIGSLLMHIKQWVLDAEAGKRVFITDGRQVERELLAPSVRNPVRGMPLELYAGDDFDPVELYAWFIGMNINWRGRGLFLRYCMTFPVDYPQLVKDKILASFRRGLQRSLPSTLLTAPEFQNFRVDEVASEPAAYAAAALPSLGVLPTREGVAYSVFDFGGGSSDFDFGHYRLPAEHEDPDLEQILERHGAAGDRYLGGENLLANLAYRVFQDNLAACLELGAVFTRPLDADAFPGHERIVEQGRYARTNTLVLISILRPLWETGRMETQCPTVPLFDRSGKRSALQLKIAKSALLDYLEQRIGQGVLAFCVAMQKAYQDAVPDHVHVLLAGNSSLCRQISGYFGLDDEDAGKSLHAKMQAYMAQVFGEKVPGLTVHPALASNPKDLFQPTAKTGVALGLLRLCDGGVAAVVDHSRGEAPFAYYVGRIRQDKFQPVLMQGHAYGEWVELGRPRAGVFKLSYSQSPLAYTGEMAEGAHGLLQMRLEFAGIADGQRVFARAIEPAVIDICTAAGLSDIDAALEARRIVLKQ, encoded by the coding sequence ATGGAACAGGCACGTCAATCCCTCATGAACACTCTGAATGCAGTGCTGCAACAACTGATAAAAAATAAGAATGAGAATGTCGAGATGCAAATGAATACGGGTGATAGCAAGGCTGACTACCACCGCGACAAGCTGGCGGAGCAGGCGGCGAAACTGTCGGGAAAAGCCTTCTGGGTGGTCTGTGCCAATGGTGCGGAGAGCATGTTTTACGATGCCAGCACGCGCCTCTTGTGGAATGCCCAGCCGGATCTGCGCCGATGGAGCGGGGCGCAGGAAGCGACTGTTGGGATTGCCAAGAAGAAAATCGGAAACATCGGTTCCTGGCGCGTCCCGACGGAGCAGGAACTGCTGGAATTTCACAATGCGCCAGCCTGTCCTGGCAAGGCGGCTCCCTTTGATTTCTTCCTGCACCGCAGCCCCTGGCTGAATGTCAAGGGAACGGTGGCGGTCGGCACGGTTGCTGGCGATGGCGTCGCAGAAGGCAATGCGCGCCTGATCGAAGTCAATGATCTTGTCGGAGAAGCAAGCTACCCTGAGTTCATCGAGCAGTGTGTCCAGCGCGGCTGGTCTCTGTTTGATGCGGGGGACATGCGTGCCATCGACCTGCTGGCGCCGTTGCGCGCCGCCGTGCCGTTGCGTTTGCAGTGGCGCGATATCGATTATCGCGGCATGCGCCTGCCGATGCTGGAAGACACGCAATTCGACGATGCCGCCAAGGGCATGTGGGAAGCCTGGGGCATGGATGCGGATACTTTGCGCGCGGAAGCGGTGCGTGCGCGTAATCCGGCCGAAGATGTGCGCGATTGGGACGTCGCCATCGATTTTGGCACCAGCAGTACGGTGGTGGCGATCAACGAACATGGCAAGCGCAAACTGCTGCGCGTCGGTGTCGGCAATTTCCTGGACCAGGAAGAGGCCAGCAATTATGAGAATCCCACGATGCTGGAGTTCCTGGACTGGACCGGCTTGATGCGCGTCTGGCAAAACTGCGCTTATCGCCCGGATGTGGACTGGGAGCACGTGCGTTGTTCGCATGCAGCCTTGCAGGATTTCCTGTCCAGCGATAAGTCGCACCAGATGATTGGCAGTTTGCTGATGCATATCAAGCAATGGGTGCTTGACGCAGAAGCGGGAAAGCGTGTCTTCATCACCGACGGCCGCCAGGTCGAACGTGAATTGCTGGCGCCCTCCGTGCGCAATCCAGTACGGGGCATGCCGCTCGAGCTGTATGCCGGCGACGATTTCGACCCGGTCGAGTTGTATGCATGGTTTATTGGCATGAATATCAACTGGCGTGGGCGGGGTTTGTTTTTACGCTATTGCATGACGTTTCCCGTCGACTATCCGCAACTGGTGAAGGACAAGATCCTGGCCTCCTTCCGCCGCGGCCTGCAGCGCAGCCTGCCATCGACCCTCCTGACGGCGCCCGAGTTTCAGAACTTCCGAGTTGACGAAGTGGCTTCCGAGCCGGCTGCGTACGCGGCGGCGGCCTTGCCAAGCCTGGGAGTATTGCCGACAAGGGAAGGTGTGGCGTATAGCGTGTTCGATTTTGGCGGAGGTAGCAGCGATTTTGATTTTGGCCACTACCGCTTGCCGGCCGAACATGAAGATCCGGACCTCGAGCAGATCCTGGAGCGTCATGGCGCCGCGGGCGACCGCTATCTTGGCGGCGAGAACTTGTTGGCAAACCTGGCCTATCGTGTCTTCCAGGATAATCTGGCGGCGTGCCTGGAACTGGGTGCCGTGTTTACCCGGCCTCTCGATGCCGATGCTTTCCCTGGCCATGAGCGTATCGTCGAGCAGGGCCGCTATGCCCGCACGAATACATTGGTGCTCATCAGCATATTGCGCCCCTTGTGGGAAACAGGGCGCATGGAGACGCAGTGTCCGACCGTCCCCCTGTTTGACCGTAGCGGCAAGCGTAGCGCGCTGCAGTTGAAAATTGCGAAGTCGGCGCTACTCGATTATCTGGAGCAGCGTATCGGCCAGGGTGTGCTGGCCTTTTGTGTCGCCATGCAAAAAGCATATCAGGATGCCGTGCCCGACCATGTGCATGTGTTGCTGGCTGGAAATTCGAGCCTGTGCCGGCAGATTTCCGGCTATTTTGGGCTGGACGACGAGGACGCCGGCAAATCGCTGCATGCGAAAATGCAAGCATATATGGCGCAGGTATTTGGCGAAAAAGTCCCCGGGTTGACCGTGCATCCGGCCCTGGCGAGCAATCCGAAGGACCTGTTTCAACCCACCGCCAAAACCGGCGTTGCCTTGGGCCTGTTGCGCCTGTGTGACGGTGGCGTGGCCGCCGTGGTTGACCATTCTCGTGGCGAGGCGCCGTTTGCCTATTACGTGGGACGTATTCGGCAAGACAAATTTCAGCCAGTGCTCATGCAGGGACATGCTTATGGAGAATGGGTGGAGCTGGGGCGGCCACGTGCCGGGGTGTTTAAACTGAGTTACAGCCAGTCGCCGTTGGCCTACACGGGAGAGATGGCAGAGGGGGCACACGGATTATTGCAGATGCGCCTTGAGTTTGCGGGCATTGCTGATGGCCAGCGTGTGTTTGCGCGTGCCATCGAGCCCGCCGTCATCGACATCTGCACCGCTGCCGGCTTGTCGGACATCGATGCGGCACTGGAGGCGCGGCGTATTGTGTTAAAACAATAG
- a CDS encoding LysR substrate-binding domain-containing protein encodes MDFDTALLRALVAVADTGGFTRAAERLHLSQSAISHQIRRLEEQAGAALLLRTTRSLRLTEDGEDFLRHARQILAAQDALSRRFQRSSIAGAVRFGVPENFMGARLPALLAQFAHLFPAVRLDVTVGTYLDLQKLVAADALDLAVVMALTCGQDDAAVLRRTRFVWAAAHDFRHDGALPLPLAFSPAPCMHRQVGVDALDGAGLDWRVAFTSPSQQGLRAAVLAGLAITALPKGDLEPGMVVIDGQHGLPALPAAQFQLVWRAAGSTAAAEAFGQLLREWSAGAAA; translated from the coding sequence ATGGACTTCGATACCGCCCTGCTGCGCGCCTTGGTCGCCGTAGCGGACACGGGCGGCTTTACGCGCGCCGCTGAACGGCTGCATCTGAGCCAGTCCGCCATCAGCCACCAGATCCGCCGCCTGGAAGAGCAAGCGGGCGCCGCGCTGCTGCTGCGCACCACGCGCAGCCTGCGCCTGACGGAAGATGGCGAGGATTTCCTGCGCCACGCGCGGCAGATCCTGGCGGCCCAGGATGCCCTGTCGCGGCGCTTCCAGCGTTCCTCGATTGCCGGCGCCGTGCGCTTTGGCGTACCGGAAAATTTCATGGGCGCGCGCCTGCCCGCCCTGCTGGCGCAGTTCGCGCACCTGTTTCCCGCCGTGCGCCTGGATGTGACGGTAGGCACCTATCTTGACTTGCAGAAACTGGTCGCCGCCGATGCGCTGGACCTGGCCGTCGTCATGGCCTTGACTTGCGGCCAGGATGACGCGGCCGTGCTGCGCCGCACGCGCTTCGTCTGGGCGGCGGCGCACGATTTTCGCCATGACGGCGCGCTGCCGCTGCCGCTGGCGTTTTCGCCGGCGCCGTGCATGCACCGGCAAGTGGGCGTCGACGCCCTCGACGGCGCCGGCCTCGACTGGCGCGTGGCGTTCACCTCGCCCAGCCAGCAGGGCTTGCGCGCCGCCGTGCTGGCTGGCCTGGCGATCACGGCCCTGCCAAAGGGCGACCTGGAGCCAGGCATGGTGGTCATCGATGGCCAGCATGGTTTGCCCGCCCTGCCCGCCGCCCAGTTCCAGCTCGTCTGGCGCGCCGCTGGCAGCACGGCGGCGGCCGAAGCGTTCGGGCAATTGCTGCGCGAGTGGTCAGCCGGGGCGGCGGCATGA
- the gstA gene encoding glutathione transferase GstA, with protein MKLFYSPGACSQAPHIILRETGAAFTLVKVDLGQHQTQEGGNYYELNPKGQVPLLALDDGSTLSEGPVIAQYIAEQAGRQDLLPPVGSFARYKVLEWQNYITSELHKSFSPLFDPRFDAATKALFIEQLGKKFKWVDSRLQGRAYLTGDTFTVADAYLFVITGWAPRVGVDLSALANVQAFLGRMAQRDSVKAAWEAEGLAKAA; from the coding sequence ATGAAACTCTTTTACTCGCCGGGCGCCTGCTCGCAGGCACCACACATCATCCTGCGCGAAACGGGGGCGGCCTTCACCCTCGTGAAGGTCGACCTGGGCCAGCACCAGACGCAGGAAGGCGGCAATTACTACGAACTCAATCCGAAAGGCCAGGTGCCGCTGCTGGCCCTCGACGATGGCAGCACCTTGAGTGAAGGCCCCGTCATCGCCCAGTACATCGCCGAACAGGCGGGCAGGCAGGATCTGCTGCCGCCGGTGGGCAGCTTTGCCCGCTACAAGGTGCTGGAATGGCAGAACTACATCACGTCCGAGCTGCACAAATCGTTCAGTCCCCTGTTCGATCCCCGCTTCGACGCCGCCACCAAGGCCTTGTTCATTGAGCAACTGGGCAAGAAATTCAAATGGGTGGATAGCCGCCTGCAAGGCCGGGCTTACCTGACCGGCGACACCTTCACCGTGGCCGACGCCTACCTGTTCGTCATCACGGGCTGGGCGCCGCGCGTGGGCGTGGACTTGTCCGCGCTGGCCAATGTGCAGGCCTTCCTGGGCAGAATGGCCCAGCGCGACAGCGTCAAAGCTGCCTGGGAAGCGGAAGGATTGGCCAAGGCGGCTTGA
- a CDS encoding PaaI family thioesterase, whose product MSRLPAPHFAEKVQASFALQNAMTLIQASLPVVAHGSTEIHVPHWSGIEQQHGFVHGGVVGMIADSAAGYAAMTMVPDGASVLTVEYKMNLLAPADGEKLIARGKVVRPGRTLIVTQAEVFAVRDGKETLCALMQQTIMVMHGKAEKT is encoded by the coding sequence ATGTCCCGTCTTCCCGCCCCGCACTTCGCCGAGAAAGTCCAAGCCAGTTTTGCGCTGCAGAACGCCATGACCCTGATCCAGGCCAGCCTGCCCGTGGTGGCGCACGGCAGCACGGAAATTCACGTGCCGCACTGGAGCGGCATCGAGCAGCAGCACGGCTTCGTGCATGGCGGCGTGGTGGGCATGATCGCGGACTCGGCCGCCGGCTACGCGGCCATGACCATGGTGCCGGATGGCGCGTCCGTGCTGACGGTGGAATACAAGATGAATCTGCTGGCGCCCGCCGATGGCGAGAAACTGATCGCGCGCGGCAAGGTAGTGCGCCCGGGCCGCACCCTGATCGTCACGCAGGCCGAAGTGTTCGCCGTGCGCGATGGCAAGGAAACACTGTGCGCGCTGATGCAGCAGACCATCATGGTGATGCACGGCAAGGCGGAAAAAACCTGA